One segment of Labrus mixtus chromosome 10, fLabMix1.1, whole genome shotgun sequence DNA contains the following:
- the LOC132982191 gene encoding E3 ubiquitin-protein ligase TRIM21-like yields the protein MACASSLMVEDNFLCSICLDVFNQPVAIPCGHTFCRGCITFHWDTNKPLFLCPLCNKEYSKIPDLCVNTVLANAAEKVKKTIQERPRDTPEKAGSGHVLCGMCTGGKLKATKSCLTCFMSYCDAHLEPHQRVLPLRKHKLINPVEDLESRICKDHGEPLEMFCKVDLMFLCRVCVDSDHKSCNTASVEEEAEKRKDELGKEKKDMDQMIQTHQQKLLEIQHSVEASGNNAEKALAYSKHVMTALVDYIRRSQVELSEVIQTKKKKIEEDGKGFIKELEEEMMQIKQKQSELDQVTGINDSFEFLQSFLSLTITPPQVKDWSEVTLNSDQFTVQETLMKLETTVTREIRLLCDPDLKKMQFHAVNLTLDPDTANPSLIVSEDGKEVKCGDRKRNVPDKPERFDHVLNVLAKESFHSGKFYFEVQVRGKTQWDLGVTNQSINRKGDMRLSPKSGYWTIWLRKGNEFTANAGPAINLHVREIPQKVGVFVDYEEGQVSFYDVDARARIFSFTGCNFTERLFPYFGPCGNEGGKNSAPLIITPVCNNI from the coding sequence ATGGCTTGTGCCAGTAGTCTAATGGTGGAGGACAACTTTCTTTGCTCCATCTGTCTGGATGTCTTCAATCAACCTGTGGCGATTCCCTGTGGTCACACCTTCTGTCGTGGCTGCATCACATTCCACTGGGACACTAACAAACCTTTATTCCTGTGTCCACTGTGTAACAAGGAGTACTCAAAGATACCAGACCTTTGTGTCAACACTGTCCTCGCTAATGCTGCCGAAAAGGTGAAAAAGACCATTCAGGAAAGACCCCGTGACACCCCCGAAAAAGCAGGAAGTGGACATGTGCTCTGTGGTATGTGTACTGGGGGGAAGCTCAAAGCCACCAAGTCCTGCTTAACATGTTTCATGTCTTACTGTGACGCACATCTGGAGCCTCATCAGAGAGTTTTACCCTTGAGGAAACACAAGCTGATCAACCCGGTCGAGGACCTCGAGAGCAGGATCTGCAAAGACCATGGTGAGCCTTTGGAGATGTTCTGCAAAGTGGATTTAATGTTTCTATGTAGAGTCTGTGTAGACAGTGACCATAAAAGCTGTAATACAGCgagtgtggaggaggaggctgaaaaGAGGAAGGATGAgctgggaaaagaaaagaaagacatggATCAGATGATTCAGACGCATCAGCAGAAACTTCTAGAGATCCAACACTCAGTGGAGGCGAGTGGAAATAATGCAGAGAAGGCGCTGGCATACAGCAAGCATGTGATGACTGCTCTGGTGGACTACATCAGGAGAAGCCAAGTCGAGCTGAGTGAGGTGATtcagacgaagaagaaaaagattgaaGAAGATGGGAAAGGCTTCATTAAAGAACTGGAGGAAGAGATGATgcaaataaagcaaaaacaatCTGAACTTGATCAGGTCACTGGCATCAACGACTCCTTTGAATTCCTGCAGAGTTTCCTTTCTCTCACCATCACTCCTCCACAGGTGAAGGACTGGTCTGAGGTGACTCTTAACAGCGACCAGTTTACTGTGCAGGAAACATTGATGAAGCTGGAGACAACAGTGACAAGAGAAATCAGGCTGCTGTGTGATCCCGACTTGAAGAAAATGCAGTTTCATGCCGTGAATCTGACTCTTGATCCGGACACAGCGAACCCTTCTCTCATTGTTTCTGAGGACGggaaagaagtcaagtgtggagacagaaagaggaacgTCCCGGACAAGCCAGAGAGGTTCGATCATGTCCTCAATGTCCTCGCAAAGGAGAGTTTTCATTCTGGAAAGTTCTACTTTGAGGTCCAGGTCCGAGGGAAAACCCAGTGGGATCTAGGAGTGACTAACCAGTCCATCAACAGGAAGGGGGACATGAGACTGAGCCCTAAGAGTGGATACTGGACCATCTGGCTGAGAAAAGGAAACGAGTTCACGGCCAATGCTGGCCCTGCTATCAACCTCCACGTGAGAGAGATTCCTCAAAAGGTCGGAGTGTTCGTCGATTATGAAGAAGGTCAAGTTTCCTTCTACGACGTTGACGCCAGGGCTCGCATCTTCTCCTTCACTGGATGTAACTTCACTGAGAGACTCTTTCCATACTTTGGACCCTGCGGTAACGAAGGCGGTAAAAACTCAGCCCCACTGATCATCACTCCTGTCTGTAACAACATCTGA